The following proteins are encoded in a genomic region of Bubalus kerabau isolate K-KA32 ecotype Philippines breed swamp buffalo chromosome 15, PCC_UOA_SB_1v2, whole genome shotgun sequence:
- the ACCSL gene encoding probable inactive 1-aminocyclopropane-1-carboxylate synthase-like protein 2 isoform X1: MSGNKESGSRQPAEASGNTQSTSGPSDTPHTPCVQMRDQALRYRSIHTQLMEMVLTLQQTVEDHIVRLTTRPQQQDLALEEQWHGQAIREQEALLGRLLFQIVSFLPAGAPGNQSAQPPCTSMDSRGDVGGGQPVQANRQTGQMFYQESDFENTVISYDLSNRGIDISALYHLSFRDYDTYQGNKYHKDKNTLGYINLGTSENKLCTDLLAERLSQSDMTYVDEDLLQYADWRGQPFLRKEVARFLTFYCKTPEPLDPENVVILNGCSAVFSALAMVLCDPGEAFLVPTPSYGGFAFSTHLYAKVKLVPVHLESQVTEANGYPFQLTVDKLEHALLRAKIEGKKVRGLVLINPQNPLGDVYSQDSMMEYLEFAKKYNLHVIVDEMYMLSVFDEAITFHSVLSMKSLPDPNKTHVIWGASKDFCISGFRFGALYTHNREVASAMSCFGYLHSISGIAQYKLHQLLQDREWIDNIYLPSYHFRLQEAHRYVTRKLKASKVPFLNRGSGLYVWINLKQYLDPCTFEEELLLHRRFLDHKLILSPGKTFMCKEPGWFRLVFAARPHLLRNAMRRFQQVLVEQVQERTVKQLEEAMKEEVPTSQPEAPARPALRKS, translated from the exons GTTCCAGGCAGCCAGCTGAGGCCAGTGGGAACACCCAGAGTACGAGTGGCCCATCAGACACCCCCCACACGCCCTGTGTCCAGATGAGGGACCAGGCCCTCAGATACCGCAGCATCCACACCCAGCTGATGGAGATGGTGCTGACCTTGCAGCAGACTGTGGAGGATCACATCGTGCGGCTGACGACCAGACCTCAGCAGCAGGACCTGGCGCTGGAGGAGCAGTGGCACGGTCAGGCCATCAGGGAGCAGGAGGCGCTCCTGGGTCGCTTATTGTTCCAGATCGTCAGCTTCCTGCCGGCTGGGGCCCCAGGCAACCAGAGTGCCCAACCGCCTTGCACGTCCATGGACTCCAGGGGTGATGTCGGAGGTGGGCAGCCGGTCCAAGCAAACAGGCAGACTGGCCAGATGTTCTACCAAGAGAGTGATTTTGAAAATACAGTTATCAGCTATGACCTGTCCAACCGTGGGATTGACATCTCGGCCTTATACCACTTGAGCTTCCGGGACTACGACACCTACCAAGGAAACAAATATCACAAGGACAAGAACACCTTG GGCTACATCAACCTTGGTACCAGTGAGAACAAGCTCTGTACTGATCTTCTGGCTGAGAGG TTGAGTCAGAGTGACATGACCTACGTTGATGAAGATCTACTGCAGTACGCTGATTGGAGAGGGCAACCATT CCTGCGAAAAGAAGTGGCCCGGTTCCTGACCTTCTACTGTAAGACACCTGAGCCCCTTGACCCAGAAAAT GTGGTCATTCTAAATGGCTGCTCCGCTGTCTTCTCTGCTCTGGCCATGGTTCTGTGTGATCCAGGGG AGGCCTTTCTAGTCCCCACCCCCTCCTATGGGGGCTTCGCCTTTAGTACCCACCTGTATGCGAAAGTCAAGCTGGTTCCTGTCCACCTGGAGAGTCAG gtcactgaGGCAAACGGCTACCCCTTCCAGCTCACTGTGGATAAGCTGGAGCACGCCCTGCTCAGGGCTAAGATTGAG GGGAAAAAGGTCAGAGGTCTTGTGCTAATCAACCCTCAGAATCCTCTGGGAGATGTCTATTCCCAAGACTCCATGATGGAATATCTGGAATTTGCCAAGAA GTACAACCTCCACGTGATTGTAGATGAGATGTACATGCTGTCTGTGTTTGATGAAGCCATCACATTCCACAGTGTTCTGAGCATGAAGAG TTTGCCTGATCCCAACAAGACCCACGTGATCTGGGGCGCCAGTAAG gATTTCTGCATCTCTGGCTTCCGCTTTGGCGCTCTGTATACCCACAACAGGGAGGTGGCCTCTGCCATGAGCTGCTTTGGCTACCTCCACAGCATCTCTGGCATCGCCCAGTACAAGCTGCATCAGCTGCTTCAGGACAGAG AATGGATTGACAATATATACCTGCCCAGTTATCACTTCCGGCTGCAGGAGGCTCACAGGTATGTCACTCGCAAGCTAAAGGCATCGAAGGTCCCTTTTCTCAATCGTGGCTCCGGCCTCTATGTCTGGATCAACTTGAAACAG TACCTGGACCCATGCACATTTGAGGAAGAGCTGCTCCTCCATCGCCGCTTCCTGGACCACAAGCTGATCTTATCCCCAGGCAAGACCTTCATGTgtaaggagcctggctggttccGTCTCGTCTTTGCAGCCAGGCCCCACCTGCTAAGAAACG CCATGCGTCGGTTCCAGCAGGTGCTAGTGGAGCAGGTGCAGGAGCGTACAGTGAAGCAACTGGAGGAGGCAATGAAGGAGGAAGTGCCTACCTCCCAGCCAGAGGCTCCAGCCAGGCCCGCTCTCAGGAAGTCCTGA
- the ACCSL gene encoding probable inactive 1-aminocyclopropane-1-carboxylate synthase-like protein 2 isoform X2, translated as MRDGGSRQPAEASGNTQSTSGPSDTPHTPCVQMRDQALRYRSIHTQLMEMVLTLQQTVEDHIVRLTTRPQQQDLALEEQWHGQAIREQEALLGRLLFQIVSFLPAGAPGNQSAQPPCTSMDSRGDVGGGQPVQANRQTGQMFYQESDFENTVISYDLSNRGIDISALYHLSFRDYDTYQGNKYHKDKNTLGYINLGTSENKLCTDLLAERLSQSDMTYVDEDLLQYADWRGQPFLRKEVARFLTFYCKTPEPLDPENVVILNGCSAVFSALAMVLCDPGEAFLVPTPSYGGFAFSTHLYAKVKLVPVHLESQVTEANGYPFQLTVDKLEHALLRAKIEGKKVRGLVLINPQNPLGDVYSQDSMMEYLEFAKKYNLHVIVDEMYMLSVFDEAITFHSVLSMKSLPDPNKTHVIWGASKDFCISGFRFGALYTHNREVASAMSCFGYLHSISGIAQYKLHQLLQDREWIDNIYLPSYHFRLQEAHRYVTRKLKASKVPFLNRGSGLYVWINLKQYLDPCTFEEELLLHRRFLDHKLILSPGKTFMCKEPGWFRLVFAARPHLLRNAMRRFQQVLVEQVQERTVKQLEEAMKEEVPTSQPEAPARPALRKS; from the exons GTTCCAGGCAGCCAGCTGAGGCCAGTGGGAACACCCAGAGTACGAGTGGCCCATCAGACACCCCCCACACGCCCTGTGTCCAGATGAGGGACCAGGCCCTCAGATACCGCAGCATCCACACCCAGCTGATGGAGATGGTGCTGACCTTGCAGCAGACTGTGGAGGATCACATCGTGCGGCTGACGACCAGACCTCAGCAGCAGGACCTGGCGCTGGAGGAGCAGTGGCACGGTCAGGCCATCAGGGAGCAGGAGGCGCTCCTGGGTCGCTTATTGTTCCAGATCGTCAGCTTCCTGCCGGCTGGGGCCCCAGGCAACCAGAGTGCCCAACCGCCTTGCACGTCCATGGACTCCAGGGGTGATGTCGGAGGTGGGCAGCCGGTCCAAGCAAACAGGCAGACTGGCCAGATGTTCTACCAAGAGAGTGATTTTGAAAATACAGTTATCAGCTATGACCTGTCCAACCGTGGGATTGACATCTCGGCCTTATACCACTTGAGCTTCCGGGACTACGACACCTACCAAGGAAACAAATATCACAAGGACAAGAACACCTTG GGCTACATCAACCTTGGTACCAGTGAGAACAAGCTCTGTACTGATCTTCTGGCTGAGAGG TTGAGTCAGAGTGACATGACCTACGTTGATGAAGATCTACTGCAGTACGCTGATTGGAGAGGGCAACCATT CCTGCGAAAAGAAGTGGCCCGGTTCCTGACCTTCTACTGTAAGACACCTGAGCCCCTTGACCCAGAAAAT GTGGTCATTCTAAATGGCTGCTCCGCTGTCTTCTCTGCTCTGGCCATGGTTCTGTGTGATCCAGGGG AGGCCTTTCTAGTCCCCACCCCCTCCTATGGGGGCTTCGCCTTTAGTACCCACCTGTATGCGAAAGTCAAGCTGGTTCCTGTCCACCTGGAGAGTCAG gtcactgaGGCAAACGGCTACCCCTTCCAGCTCACTGTGGATAAGCTGGAGCACGCCCTGCTCAGGGCTAAGATTGAG GGGAAAAAGGTCAGAGGTCTTGTGCTAATCAACCCTCAGAATCCTCTGGGAGATGTCTATTCCCAAGACTCCATGATGGAATATCTGGAATTTGCCAAGAA GTACAACCTCCACGTGATTGTAGATGAGATGTACATGCTGTCTGTGTTTGATGAAGCCATCACATTCCACAGTGTTCTGAGCATGAAGAG TTTGCCTGATCCCAACAAGACCCACGTGATCTGGGGCGCCAGTAAG gATTTCTGCATCTCTGGCTTCCGCTTTGGCGCTCTGTATACCCACAACAGGGAGGTGGCCTCTGCCATGAGCTGCTTTGGCTACCTCCACAGCATCTCTGGCATCGCCCAGTACAAGCTGCATCAGCTGCTTCAGGACAGAG AATGGATTGACAATATATACCTGCCCAGTTATCACTTCCGGCTGCAGGAGGCTCACAGGTATGTCACTCGCAAGCTAAAGGCATCGAAGGTCCCTTTTCTCAATCGTGGCTCCGGCCTCTATGTCTGGATCAACTTGAAACAG TACCTGGACCCATGCACATTTGAGGAAGAGCTGCTCCTCCATCGCCGCTTCCTGGACCACAAGCTGATCTTATCCCCAGGCAAGACCTTCATGTgtaaggagcctggctggttccGTCTCGTCTTTGCAGCCAGGCCCCACCTGCTAAGAAACG CCATGCGTCGGTTCCAGCAGGTGCTAGTGGAGCAGGTGCAGGAGCGTACAGTGAAGCAACTGGAGGAGGCAATGAAGGAGGAAGTGCCTACCTCCCAGCCAGAGGCTCCAGCCAGGCCCGCTCTCAGGAAGTCCTGA